Proteins encoded together in one Staphylococcus aureus window:
- a CDS encoding NAD-dependent epimerase/dehydratase family protein: MEDLERVLITGGAGFIGSHLVDDLQQDYDVYVLDNYRTGKRENIKSLADDHVFELDIREYDAVEQIMKTYQFDYVIHLAALVSVAESVEKPILSQEINVVATLRLLEIIKKYNNHIKRFIFASSAAVYGDLPDLPKSDQSLILPLSPYAIDKYYGERTTLNYCSLYNIPTAVVKFFNVFGPRQDPKSQYSGVISKMFDSFEHNKPFTFFGDGLQTRDFVYVYDVVQSVRLIMEHKDAIGHGYNIGTGTFTNLLEVYRIIGELYGKSVEHEFKEARKGDIKHSYADISNLKALGFVPKYTVETGLKDYFNFEVDNIEEVTAKEVEMS, encoded by the coding sequence GTGGAAGATTTGGAAAGAGTTTTGATAACTGGTGGGGCTGGTTTTATTGGGTCGCATTTAGTAGATGATTTACAACAAGATTATGATGTTTATGTTCTAGATAACTATAGAACAGGTAAACGAGAAAATATTAAAAGTTTGGCTGACGATCATGTGTTTGAATTAGATATTCGTGAATATGATGCAGTTGAACAAATCATGAAGACATATCAATTTGATTATGTTATTCATTTAGCAGCATTAGTTAGTGTTGCTGAGTCGGTTGAGAAACCTATCTTATCTCAAGAAATAAACGTCGTAGCAACATTAAGATTGTTAGAAATCATTAAAAAATATAATAATCATATAAAACGTTTTATCTTTGCTTCGTCAGCAGCTGTTTATGGTGATCTTCCTGATTTGCCTAAAAGTGATCAATCATTAATCTTACCATTATCACCATATGCAATAGATAAATATTACGGCGAACGGACGACATTAAATTATTGTTCGTTATATAACATACCAACAGCGGTTGTTAAATTTTTTAATGTATTTGGGCCAAGACAGGATCCTAAGTCACAATATTCAGGTGTGATTTCAAAGATGTTCGATTCATTTGAGCATAACAAGCCATTTACATTTTTTGGTGACGGACTGCAAACTAGAGATTTTGTATATGTATATGATGTTGTTCAATCTGTACGCTTAATTATGGAACACAAAGATGCAATTGGACACGGTTATAACATTGGTACAGGCACTTTTACTAATTTATTAGAGGTTTATCGTATTATTGGTGAATTATATGGAAAATCAGTCGAGCATGAATTTAAAGAAGCACGAAAAGGAGATATTAAGCATTCTTATGCAGATATTTCTAACTTAAAGGCATTAGGATTTGTTCCTAAATATACAGTAGAAACAGGTTTAAAGGATTACTTTAATTTTGAGGTAGATAATATTGAAGAAGTTACAGCTAAAGAAGTGGAAATGTCGTGA
- a CDS encoding sugar transferase — protein sequence MKKLQLKKWKCRENDIEAVHNNKGYAYQRKLDKLEEVRKSYYPIKRAIDLILSIVLLFLTLPIMVIFAIAIVIDSPGNPIYSQVRVGKMGKLIKIYKLRSMCKNAEKNGAQWADKDDDRITNVGKFIRKTRIDELPQLINVVKGEMSFIGPRPERPEFVELFSSEVIGFEQRCLVTPGLTGLAQIQGGYDLTPQQKLKYDMKYIHKGSLMMELYISIRTLMVVITGEGSR from the coding sequence TTGAAGAAGTTACAGCTAAAGAAGTGGAAATGTCGTGAAAATGACATTGAAGCTGTCCATAATAATAAGGGTTATGCCTATCAAAGAAAATTAGACAAACTAGAAGAAGTGAGAAAAAGCTATTACCCAATTAAACGTGCGATTGACTTAATTTTAAGCATTGTTTTATTATTTTTAACTTTACCGATTATGGTTATATTCGCCATTGCTATCGTCATAGATTCGCCAGGAAACCCTATTTATAGTCAGGTTAGAGTTGGGAAGATGGGTAAATTAATTAAAATATACAAATTACGTTCGATGTGCAAAAACGCAGAGAAAAACGGTGCGCAATGGGCTGATAAAGATGATGATCGTATAACAAATGTCGGGAAGTTTATTCGTAAAACACGCATTGATGAATTACCACAACTAATTAATGTTGTTAAAGGGGAAATGAGTTTTATTGGACCACGCCCGGAACGTCCGGAATTTGTAGAATTATTTAGTTCAGAAGTGATAGGTTTCGAGCAAAGATGTCTTGTTACACCAGGGTTAACAGGACTTGCGCAAATTCAAGGTGGATATGACTTAACACCGCAACAAAAACTGAAATATGACATGAAATATATACATAAAGGTAGTTTAATGATGGAACTATATATATCAATTAGAACATTGATGGTTGTTATTACAGGGGAAGGCTCAAGGTAG
- a CDS encoding glycosyltransferase family 4 protein, with product MKIIYCITKADNGGAQTHLIQLANHFCVHNDVYVIVGNHGPMIEQLDARVNVIIIEHLVGPIDFKQDILAVKVLAQLFSKIKPDVIHLHSSKAGTVGRIAKFISKSKDTRIVFTAHGWAFTEGVKPAKKFLYLVIEKLMSLITDSIICVSDFDKQLALKYRFNRLKLTTIHNGIADVPAVKQTLKSQSHNNIGEVVGMLPNKQDLQINAPTKHQFVMIARFAYPKLPQNLIAAIEILKLHNSNHAHFTFIGDGPTLNDCQQQVVQAGLENDVTFLGNVINASHLLSQYDTFILISKHEGLPISIIEAMATGLPVIASHVGGISELVADNGICMMNNQPETIAKVLEKYLIDSDYIKMSNQSRKRYLECFTEEKMIKEVEDVYNGKSTQ from the coding sequence TTGAAAATTATATATTGTATTACTAAAGCAGACAATGGTGGTGCACAAACACATCTCATTCAACTCGCCAACCATTTTTGCGTACACAATGATGTTTATGTCATTGTAGGCAATCATGGACCAATGATTGAACAACTAGATGCAAGAGTTAATGTAATTATTATCGAACATTTAGTAGGTCCAATTGACTTTAAACAAGATATTTTAGCTGTCAAAGTGTTAGCACAGTTATTCTCGAAAATTAAACCTGATGTTATCCATTTACATTCTTCCAAAGCTGGAACGGTCGGACGAATTGCGAAGTTCATTTCGAAATCGAAAGACACACGTATAGTTTTTACTGCACATGGATGGGCTTTTACAGAGGGTGTTAAACCAGCTAAAAAATTTCTATATTTAGTTATCGAAAAATTAATGTCACTTATTACAGATAGCATTATTTGTGTTTCAGATTTCGATAAACAGTTAGCGTTAAAATATCGATTTAATCGATTGAAATTAACCACAATACATAATGGTATTGCAGATGTTCCCGCTGTTAAGCAAACGCTAAAAAGCCAATCACATAACAATATTGGCGAAGTAGTTGGAATGTTGCCTAATAAACAAGATTTACAGATTAATGCCCCGACAAAGCATCAATTTGTTATGATTGCAAGATTTGCTTATCCAAAATTGCCACAAAATCTAATCGCGGCAATAGAGATATTGAAATTACATAACAGTAATCATGCGCATTTTACATTTATAGGCGATGGACCTACATTAAATGATTGTCAGCAACAAGTTGTACAAGCTGGGTTAGAAAATGATGTCACATTTTTGGGCAATGTCATTAATGCGAGTCATTTATTATCACAATACGATACGTTTATTTTAATAAGTAAGCATGAAGGTTTGCCAATTAGCATTATAGAAGCTATGGCTACAGGTTTGCCTGTTATAGCCAGTCATGTTGGCGGTATTTCAGAATTAGTAGCTGATAATGGTATATGTATGATGAACAACCAACCCGAAACTATTGCTAAAGTCCTGGAAAAATATTTAATAGACAGTGATTACATCAAAATGAGTAATCAATCTAGAAAACGTTATTTAGAATGTTTTACTGAGGAGAAAATGATTAAAGAAGTGGAAGACGTTTATAATGGAAAATCAACACAATAG
- a CDS encoding (S)-acetoin forming diacetyl reductase: MTNNKVALVTGGAQGIGFKIAERLVEDGFKVAVVDFNEEGAKAAALKLSSDGTKAIAIKADVSNRDDVFNAVRQTAAQFGDFHVMVNNAGLGPTTPIDTITEEQFKTVYGVNVAGVLWGIQAAHEQFKKFNHGGKIINATSQAGVEGNPGLSLYCSTKFAVRGLTQVAAQDLASEGITVNAFAPGIVQTPMMESIAVATAEEAGKPEAWGWEQFTSQIALGRVSQPEDVSNVVSFLAGKDSDYITGQTIIVDGGMRFR, encoded by the coding sequence ATGACAAACAACAAAGTAGCATTAGTAACTGGCGGAGCACAAGGGATTGGTTTTAAAATTGCAGAACGTTTAGTGGAAGATGGTTTCAAAGTAGCAGTTGTTGATTTCAATGAAGAAGGGGCAAAAGCAGCTGCACTTAAATTATCAAGTGATGGTACAAAAGCTATTGCTATCAAAGCAGATGTATCAAACCGTGATGATGTATTTAACGCAGTAAGACAAACTGCCGCGCAATTTGGCGATTTCCATGTCATGGTTAACAATGCCGGCCTTGGACCAACAACACCAATCGATACAATTACTGAAGAACAGTTTAAAACAGTATATGGCGTGAACGTTGCAGGTGTGCTATGGGGTATTCAAGCCGCACATGAACAATTTAAAAAATTCAATCATGGCGGTAAAATTATCAATGCAACATCTCAAGCAGGCGTTGAGGGTAACCCAGGCTTGTCTTTATATTGCAGTACAAAATTCGCAGTGCGAGGTTTAACACAAGTAGCCGCACAAGATTTAGCGTCTGAAGGTATTACTGTGAATGCATTCGCACCTGGTATCGTTCAAACACCAATGATGGAAAGTATCGCAGTGGCAACAGCCGAAGAAGCAGGTAAACCTGAAGCATGGGGTTGGGAACAATTTACAAGTCAGATTGCTTTGGGCAGAGTTTCTCAACCAGAAGATGTTTCAAATGTAGTGAGCTTCTTAGCTGGTAAAGACTCTGATTACATTACTGGACAAACAATTATTGTAGATGGTGGTATGAGATTCCGTTAA
- a CDS encoding O-antigen ligase, protein MENQHNSKLLTLLLIGLAVFIQQSSVIAGVNVSIADFITLLILVYLLFFANHLLKANHFLQFFIILYTYRMIITLCLLFFDDLIFITVKEVLASTVKYAFVVIYFYLGMIIFKLGNSKKVIVTSYIISSVTIGLFCIIAGLNKSPLLMKLLYFDEIRSKGLMNDPNYFAMTQIITLVLAYKYIHNYIFKVLACGILLWSLTTTGSKTAFIILIVLAIYFFIKKLFSRNAVSVVSMSVIMLILLCFTFYNINYYLFQLSDLDALPSLDRMASIFEEGFASLNDSGSERSVVWINAISVIKYTLGFGVGLVDYVHIGSQINGILLVAHNTYLQIFAEWGILFGALFIIFMLYLLFELFRFNISGKNVTAIVVMLTMLIYFLTVSFNNSRYVAFILGIIVFIVQYEKMERDRNEE, encoded by the coding sequence ATGGAAAATCAACACAATAGTAAATTACTAACATTGTTACTTATCGGTTTAGCGGTTTTTATTCAGCAATCTTCGGTTATTGCCGGTGTGAATGTTTCTATAGCTGACTTTATCACATTACTAATATTAGTTTATTTACTGTTTTTCGCTAACCATTTATTAAAGGCAAATCATTTTTTACAGTTTTTCATTATTTTGTATACATATCGTATGATTATTACGCTTTGTTTGCTATTTTTTGATGATTTGATATTTATTACGGTTAAGGAAGTTCTTGCATCTACAGTTAAATATGCATTTGTAGTCATTTATTTCTATTTAGGGATGATCATCTTTAAGTTAGGTAATAGCAAAAAAGTGATCGTTACCTCTTATATTATAAGCAGTGTGACTATAGGTCTATTTTGTATTATAGCTGGTTTGAACAAGTCCCCTTTACTAATGAAATTGTTATATTTTGATGAAATACGTTCAAAAGGATTAATGAATGACCCTAACTATTTCGCGATGACACAGATTATTACATTGGTACTTGCTTACAAGTATATTCATAATTACATATTCAAGGTCCTTGCATGTGGTATTTTGCTATGGTCTTTAACTACAACGGGGTCTAAGACTGCGTTTATCATATTAATCGTCTTAGCCATTTATTTCTTTATTAAAAAGTTATTTAGTAGAAATGCGGTAAGTGTTGTGAGTATGTCAGTGATTATGCTGATATTACTTTGTTTTACCTTTTATAATATCAACTACTATTTATTCCAATTAAGCGACCTTGATGCCTTACCGTCATTAGATCGAATGGCGTCTATTTTTGAAGAGGGCTTTGCATCATTAAATGATAGTGGGTCTGAGCGAAGTGTTGTATGGATAAATGCCATTTCAGTAATTAAATATACACTAGGTTTTGGTGTCGGATTAGTGGATTATGTACATATTGGCTCGCAAATTAATGGTATTTTACTTGTTGCCCATAATACATATTTGCAGATCTTTGCGGAATGGGGCATTTTATTCGGTGCATTATTTATCATATTTATGCTTTATTTACTGTTTGAATTATTTAGATTTAACATTTCTGGGAAAAATGTAACAGCAATTGTTGTAATGTTGACGATGCTGATTTACTTTTTAACAGTATCATTTAATAACTCAAGATATGTCGCTTTTATTTTAGGAATTATCGTCTTTATTGTTCAATATGAAAAGATGGAAAGGGATCGTAATGAAGAGTGA
- a CDS encoding superoxide dismutase — translation MAFKLPNLPYAYDALEPYIDQRTMEFHHDKHHNTYVTKLNATVEGTELEHQSLADMIANLDKVPEAMRMSVRNNGGGHFNHSLFWEILSPNSEEKGGVIDDIKAQWGTLDEFKNEFANKATTLFGSGWTWLVVNDGKLEIVTTPNQDNPLTEGKTPILLFDVWEHAYYLKYQNKRPDYMTAFWNIVNWKKVDELYQAAK, via the coding sequence ATGGCATTTAAATTACCAAATTTACCATATGCATATGATGCATTGGAACCATATATAGATCAAAGAACAATGGAGTTTCATCACGACAAACATCACAATACGTACGTGACGAAATTAAACGCAACAGTTGAAGGAACAGAGTTAGAGCATCAATCACTAGCGGATATGATTGCTAACTTAGACAAGGTACCGGAAGCGATGAGGATGTCAGTCCGTAATAATGGCGGTGGTCATTTTAACCATTCATTATTCTGGGAAATACTATCACCTAATTCTGAAGAAAAAGGTGGCGTAATAGATGACATCAAAGCGCAGTGGGGCACTTTAGATGAATTTAAAAATGAATTTGCAAATAAAGCAACAACATTATTTGGATCAGGTTGGACTTGGTTAGTTGTTAATGATGGCAAATTAGAAATTGTGACAACGCCAAACCAAGATAATCCATTAACAGAAGGCAAAACACCAATCTTACTATTTGATGTTTGGGAGCATGCCTACTATCTGAAATATCAAAATAAACGTCCAGACTATATGACTGCATTTTGGAACATTGTTAACTGGAAAAAAGTTGATGAATTATACCAAGCAGCAAAATAA
- a CDS encoding oligosaccharide flippase family protein: protein MKSDSLKENIIYQGLYQLIRTMTPLITIPIISRAFGPSGVGIVSFSFNIVQYFLMIASVGVQLYFNRVIAKSVNDKRQLSQQFWDIFVSKLFLALTVFAMYMVVITIFIDDYYLIFLLQGIYIIGAALDISWFYAGTEKFKIPSLSNIVASGIVLSVVVIFVKDQSDLSLYVFTIAIVTVLNQLPLFIYLKRYISFVSVNWIHVWQLFRSSLAYLLPNGQLNLYTSISCVVLGLVGTYQQVGIFSNAFNILTVAIIMINTFDLVMIPRITKMSIQQSHSLTKTLANNMNIQLILTIPMVFGLIAIMPSFYLWFFGEEFASTVPLMTILAILVLIIPLNMLISRQYLLIVNKIRLYNASITIGAVINLVLCIILIYFYGIYGAAIARLITEFFLLIWRFIDITKINVKLNIVSTIQCVIAAVMMFIVLGVVNHYLPPTMYATLLLIAIGIVVYLLLMMTMKNQYVWQILRHLRHKTI, encoded by the coding sequence ATGAAGAGTGATTCACTAAAAGAAAATATTATTTATCAAGGGCTATACCAATTGATTAGAACGATGACACCACTGATTACAATACCCATTATTTCACGTGCATTTGGTCCCAGTGGTGTGGGTATTGTTTCATTTTCTTTCAATATCGTGCAATACTTTTTGATGATTGCAAGTGTTGGCGTTCAGTTATATTTTAATAGAGTTATCGCGAAGTCCGTTAACGACAAACGGCAATTGTCACAGCAGTTTTGGGATATCTTTGTCAGTAAATTATTTTTAGCGTTAACAGTTTTTGCGATGTATATGGTCGTAATTACTATATTTATTGATGATTACTATCTTATTTTCCTACTACAAGGAATCTATATTATAGGTGCAGCACTCGATATTTCATGGTTTTATGCTGGAACTGAAAAGTTTAAAATTCCTAGCCTCAGTAATATTGTTGCGTCTGGTATTGTATTAAGTGTAGTTGTTATTTTTGTCAAAGATCAATCAGATTTATCATTGTATGTATTTACTATTGCTATTGTGACGGTATTAAACCAATTACCTTTGTTTATCTATTTAAAACGATACATTAGCTTTGTTTCGGTTAATTGGATACACGTCTGGCAATTGTTTCGTTCGTCATTAGCATACTTATTACCAAATGGACAGCTCAACTTATATACTAGTATTTCTTGCGTTGTTCTTGGTTTAGTAGGTACATACCAACAAGTTGGTATCTTTTCTAACGCATTTAATATTTTAACGGTCGCAATCATAATGATTAATACATTTGATCTTGTAATGATTCCGCGTATTACCAAAATGTCTATCCAGCAATCACATAGTTTAACTAAAACGTTAGCTAATAATATGAATATTCAATTGATATTAACAATACCTATGGTCTTTGGTTTAATTGCAATTATGCCATCATTTTATTTATGGTTCTTTGGTGAGGAATTCGCATCAACTGTCCCATTGATGACCATTTTAGCGATACTTGTATTAATCATTCCTTTAAATATGTTGATAAGCAGGCAATATTTATTAATAGTGAATAAAATAAGATTATATAATGCGTCAATTACTATTGGTGCAGTGATAAACCTAGTATTATGTATTATTTTGATATATTTTTATGGAATTTACGGTGCTGCTATTGCGCGTTTAATTACAGAGTTTTTCTTGCTCATTTGGCGATTTATTGATATTACTAAAATCAATGTGAAGTTGAATATTGTAAGTACGATTCAATGTGTCATTGCTGCTGTTATGATGTTTATTGTGCTTGGTGTGGTCAATCATTATTTGCCCCCTACAATGTACGCTACGCTGCTATTAATTGCGATTGGTATAGTAGTTTATCTTTTATTAATGATGACTATGAAAAATCAATACGTATGGCAAATATTGAGGCATCTTCGACATAAAACAATTTAA